In Streptococcus uberis, a single window of DNA contains:
- a CDS encoding helix-turn-helix domain-containing protein, with the protein MTDKISYFSSNLKYLRLKNNIDQLELAHKLGRKSASTISEWESGKYTPKQETTQQIAAFFKVSLDDLVGGDLTKYPLSDKEESLQDISYISEHLDSELKQKWIELGQELLNKQDKK; encoded by the coding sequence ATGACCGATAAGATATCTTACTTCTCTAGTAATTTAAAATACCTAAGATTAAAAAATAATATCGATCAATTAGAACTTGCTCATAAATTAGGCCGAAAAAGTGCATCAACCATTAGTGAATGGGAAAGTGGTAAATACACACCAAAGCAAGAAACAACGCAACAAATTGCAGCCTTCTTTAAAGTAAGTCTAGATGATTTGGTGGGTGGCGATTTAACCAAATACCCCTTATCCGATAAAGAAGAATCCCTTCAAGACATTTCCTATATTTCTGAGCATCTAGATTCAGAACTTAAGCAAAAATGGATTGAATTGGGACAAGAATTACTGAATAAACAAGATAAGAAATAA